The Bacteroidota bacterium genome has a segment encoding these proteins:
- a CDS encoding DUF4301 family protein: MSLSLSPRDFNQISSLGIDLDKIETQIENFIHGFPFVDLIAPATVKHGIKAFNESEINKYIDYYDENFQKCHLIKFIPASGAASRMFKHLFEFTERIRDGKHVYEHFVKDKGFHSIYRFIQDIHQFAFFPDLEKIMKANGGDIERSLESGDYKSIVNSLLTRNGLNYSNLPKGVLKFHYYPNGARTPLEEHLVEGANYCRDSKNQVNVHFTVSPEHMDKFTEHATLVKDKYEKKFGVKYDISFSLQKSSTDTIAVDMDNRPFRDKNGNLFFRPAGHGALIENLNDLKGDIIFIKNIDNVVPERLLNETILYKKAFGGYLLLLQRDMSDFLRIMESPVSEEQIASICHFCRQELMQDISEDFGRLTKPEKISHLFDLLNRPIRICGMVKNLGEPGGGPFWVKNEKGTISLQIVETSQIDSNNPAQRDILNGSTHFNPVDIVCGVKNYKGEPIDLLKYIDPSTGFISIKSKDGRDIKAQELPGLWNGAMAQWITIFVEVPVITFNPVKTVNDLLREEHQGR, encoded by the coding sequence ATGTCTCTCTCTTTATCCCCAAGGGATTTTAATCAAATCAGTTCATTAGGCATTGATCTGGACAAAATTGAAACCCAGATTGAAAATTTTATTCATGGTTTTCCTTTTGTTGACCTTATAGCCCCTGCTACTGTGAAGCACGGCATCAAGGCTTTTAATGAATCTGAAATTAATAAATACATTGATTATTATGATGAAAATTTTCAGAAATGCCATTTGATAAAATTTATTCCTGCTTCCGGAGCCGCCAGCCGAATGTTCAAACATTTGTTTGAGTTTACCGAGAGAATAAGGGATGGTAAACATGTTTATGAGCACTTTGTGAAAGATAAGGGCTTTCATTCTATATACCGGTTTATTCAGGATATTCATCAGTTTGCCTTCTTTCCCGATTTGGAAAAGATAATGAAGGCAAATGGAGGAGATATAGAAAGATCATTGGAAAGTGGTGATTATAAGTCCATTGTTAATTCCCTCCTGACCCGGAATGGTCTGAATTATTCCAATCTTCCAAAAGGTGTGTTAAAATTTCATTATTATCCTAATGGCGCAAGGACACCTCTTGAGGAGCATCTTGTTGAAGGAGCAAATTATTGCCGGGATAGCAAAAATCAGGTTAATGTTCATTTCACTGTGTCGCCTGAGCATATGGATAAATTCACCGAACATGCCACACTTGTTAAAGATAAGTATGAAAAAAAGTTTGGTGTAAAATATGATATCAGCTTTTCCTTACAGAAATCATCTACAGATACTATCGCTGTCGACATGGATAACAGACCATTCCGCGATAAGAATGGCAACCTGTTTTTTCGTCCGGCCGGACATGGTGCACTTATCGAGAACTTAAACGATTTGAAAGGTGATATTATTTTTATTAAAAATATTGACAATGTTGTTCCTGAAAGGCTGTTAAATGAAACCATCCTGTATAAGAAAGCGTTTGGTGGATATCTGCTTCTATTACAAAGAGATATGTCAGATTTTTTAAGGATAATGGAATCACCGGTTAGCGAGGAGCAGATCGCTTCAATATGTCATTTCTGTCGTCAGGAATTGATGCAGGACATAAGTGAAGATTTTGGGCGTCTTACAAAACCAGAAAAAATTTCCCATCTATTTGATCTTTTGAACCGGCCAATCCGCATATGTGGTATGGTGAAAAATCTCGGTGAACCTGGAGGAGGACCATTCTGGGTGAAAAATGAAAAAGGCACCATATCCCTGCAGATTGTTGAAACATCACAGATTGACAGTAATAATCCTGCCCAGAGAGATATCCTCAATGGATCAACTCATTTTAATCCTGTGGACATCGTATGTGGTGTAAAGAACTACAAAGGAGAACCCATTGACCTGTTAAAATATATAGATCCATCCACAGGATTTATATCTATAAAATCGAAAGATGGCAGGGATATCAAAGCTCAGGAATTACCCGGTTTATGGAATGGCGCCATGGCCCAATGGATAACTATTTTTGTTGAGGTGCCTGTGATTACATTCAATCCCGTTAAAACTGTGAATGACCTGTTGAGAGAGGAACATCAGGGAAGATAA